In the Topomyia yanbarensis strain Yona2022 chromosome 3, ASM3024719v1, whole genome shotgun sequence genome, one interval contains:
- the LOC131688402 gene encoding uncharacterized protein LOC131688402 — MENKPNLPPFDVSDSASIGKRWAKWKRSLELFLEVNCIALASRKRSCLLHYAGPEVQDIFFNIDGHDAVPPAGTYVYREAIRLLDAHFAPLSSVPYERVIFRRMTQLENENVEKFIHRLRDQGRLCEYGNALEMRITKQVFDNGNSDSLREAILKKKLMTVQEITVEGRILETVKRNREEMKKSVDETSVNVVRKPTREEICFRCGYTGHFASDKKCPAKSKACDKCTIVGHFKKMCKTKIVPKSKTSTRKGKIQQVKNAESLSSESTPDDSSEEEVQHVYAAGSVSEKVTCFVGGVKLDWVIDSGAHVNVINRVTWKWLKKQGCIVSRQEKSNKTLRVYGDGKLEVYKVIKADIATRNKTVHHEIYVVNNHKRTNLLSRGTSIDLGVLEIHAEVFNVAEPNEPPIGKLKAVQVQIKTDDRIPPVQQACRR, encoded by the coding sequence ATGGAGAACAAACCTAACCTGCCACCATTTGATGTATCGGACTCAGCCTCGATTGGAAAACGCTGGGCGAAGTGGAAACGGTCGTTGGAACTATTCCTAGAAGTCAACTGCATAGCACTTGCTTCCAGGAAAAGATCGTGTTTGCTGCACTATGCGGGTCCGGAAGTGCAGGATATCTTTTTTAATATCGATGGTCACGATGCAGTCCCACCAGCGGGTACTTATGTATACAGAGAGGCGATACGGTTGCTAGATGCACATTTTGCTCCGTTATCAAGTGTGCCGTACGAGAGAGTTATATTTCGGAGAATGACCCAGCTAGAAAACGAAAACGTTGAAAAGTTTATCCACCGTCTTAGAGACCAAGGTCGACTCTGCGAATATGGGAACGCCTTGGAGATGCGGATCACTAAACAAGTATTCGACAACGGTAATTCCGATTCACTGCGAGAAGCAATACTGAAGAAGAAACTTATGACAGTCCAAGAAATCACCGTCGAAGGCCGAATCTTAGAGACGGTGAAGAGAAATCgtgaagaaatgaaaaagtcAGTGGACGAAACTTCGGTGAATGTAGTTCGGAAGCCTACACGAGAAGAAATTTGTTTTCGTTGTGGATATACTGGTCACTTTGCCAGTGATAAAAAGTGTCCAGCTAAGTCAAAAGCTTGTGACAAGTGCACGATCGTAggacatttcaaaaaaatgtgtaaaacGAAAATAGTACCTAAATCGAAAACCTCAACAAGAAAAGGCAAAATTCAACAAGTTAAAAACGCAGAAAGTTTGTCGTCAGAGAGTACGCCAGATGACTCATCAGAGGAGGAAGTTCAACATGTATACGCTGCGGGATCGGTGTCCGAGAAAGTTACCTGCTTTGTTGGGGGCGTCAAGTTGGATTGGGTCATCGATTCTGGCGCCCACGTTAACGTCATCAACAGAGTAACGTGGAAGTGGTTGAAAAAACAAGGATGTATTGTCAGCCGACAAGAAAAATCGAATAAGACACTGCGAGTGTACGGCGACGGAAAATTGGAAGTATATAAAGTCATCAAAGCAGATATCGCAACGCGGAACAAAACAGTACATCATGAAATTTACGTAGTGAATAATCATAAAAGAACAAATTTGCTGAGCAGAGGAACATCAATTGATCTTGGCGTGTTGGAGATTCACGCAGAGGTGTTCAACGTTGCGGAACCAAACGAGCCACCCATCGGAAAACTGAAAGCAGTTCAGGTACAAATCAAAACGGATGATAGAATACCACCGGTACAACAGGCATGCAGGCGGTAG